In Chloroflexota bacterium, a genomic segment contains:
- a CDS encoding NADH-quinone oxidoreductase subunit B: MGIEQKLGNMGIVTTTLEKVVNWGRTRAMWPLLSGLACCAIEMMAAEASHYDMSRFGMELMRASPRQSDLLIVAGRVSRKMAPVIRRLYDQLPDPKWAIAMGDCASSGGVFNNYAIVQGVDEIIPIDVYIAGCPPRPEGLIHGILTLYEKVEREKITDWK, encoded by the coding sequence ATGGGAATAGAACAAAAACTCGGTAACATGGGAATTGTTACCACTACATTGGAAAAGGTTGTCAACTGGGGCCGGACGCGGGCCATGTGGCCGCTGCTATCGGGTTTGGCTTGCTGCGCCATCGAAATGATGGCAGCCGAGGCCAGTCACTATGATATGAGCCGCTTCGGTATGGAGTTGATGCGCGCCAGCCCCCGTCAATCAGATTTGTTGATTGTAGCGGGACGCGTATCCCGCAAAATGGCTCCGGTGATCCGCCGGCTTTACGATCAACTGCCGGACCCCAAGTGGGCGATTGCTATGGGAGATTGTGCTTCGAGCGGCGGCGTTTTCAATAACTATGCCATTGTACAGGGCGTAGATGAGATCATTCCGATTGATGTCTACATTGCTGGATGCCCCCCCCGACCAGAGGGACTGATTCACGGCATTCTCACACTCTACGAAAAAGTAGAACGAGAAAAAATCACGGATTGGAAATAA
- a CDS encoding NADH-quinone oxidoreductase subunit A: MLLDYAPIAILILLATGLAALVVILGHLFGPKRHTDAKAMPYESGVTPYGPGTRRMSVKYYLVAVLFILFDIEIIFFLPWAVVLRDFIDNSLGLFALVEMFVFILILLVGYVYAWKKGALEWE, from the coding sequence ATGCTCCTTGACTATGCCCCAATCGCCATACTCATACTATTGGCCACTGGGTTAGCCGCCCTTGTGGTTATTTTAGGCCATTTATTTGGCCCAAAACGTCATACCGATGCAAAAGCCATGCCCTATGAATCGGGAGTCACACCTTATGGGCCCGGAACACGGCGCATGTCTGTGAAATACTATTTAGTGGCTGTACTTTTCATCCTTTTTGACATCGAAATTATCTTCTTCTTGCCTTGGGCTGTGGTACTGCGCGATTTCATCGACAATAGCCTGGGGCTTTTCGCGCTCGTCGAGATGTTTGTCTTTATCCTGATCTTATTGGTAGGGTATGTGTATGCCTGGAAGAAAGGAGCCCTGGAATGGGAATAG
- a CDS encoding LysM peptidoglycan-binding domain-containing protein, whose amino-acid sequence MQWKRLSYYLLLNIVVSIATTLIVLTLWERAHQNEFDRVAADVILPTNAPIALETAAEPTLEPPQALLAHQVRAGETLGDIALEYDVTVEELLELNGLTDADAIGTGLVIYVPDPDAAPLSATVVPAVEVAQGSVEIVSVLAVGDLATERVVLGDAGGEKISLAGWQLGDEDGNLYTLPQATLYENGQIIIYSRTDVDNPLELFWGAAEAVWQSGEIVTLYDAAGNIHTNYQVP is encoded by the coding sequence ATGCAGTGGAAACGCTTGTCCTATTACCTGTTACTTAATATTGTGGTTTCGATCGCAACAACCTTAATTGTGTTGACCCTTTGGGAGCGCGCCCACCAAAACGAGTTTGACCGCGTTGCCGCCGATGTTATTTTACCAACAAATGCTCCGATTGCTTTAGAAACCGCTGCCGAACCAACGCTAGAGCCTCCCCAGGCTCTATTGGCGCATCAGGTGCGCGCCGGTGAAACACTGGGCGATATTGCCTTGGAGTATGATGTCACCGTTGAAGAGTTATTGGAACTTAATGGCCTGACAGATGCGGATGCTATCGGAACCGGCCTGGTTATCTATGTTCCAGACCCGGATGCTGCCCCGTTGTCCGCTACAGTTGTTCCGGCAGTGGAAGTGGCTCAAGGGAGCGTTGAAATTGTCTCAGTGCTGGCGGTTGGCGACTTAGCGACAGAGCGAGTTGTGCTGGGCGACGCTGGGGGAGAAAAAATATCCCTGGCAGGCTGGCAGCTCGGCGATGAAGACGGGAATCTCTACACGCTTCCTCAGGCAACCCTGTATGAAAATGGTCAAATTATTATTTATTCTCGCACCGATGTCGATAATCCACTGGAACTCTTTTGGGGCGCGGCGGAGGCTGTTTGGCAATCGGGTGAAATTGTGACCCTCTACGACGCAGCCGGAAATATACATACAAATTATCAAGTTCCATAA